A stretch of the Papaver somniferum cultivar HN1 chromosome 6, ASM357369v1, whole genome shotgun sequence genome encodes the following:
- the LOC113291604 gene encoding protein MAINTENANCE OF MERISTEMS-like: MTITPDEANKITGLKVRGGSVDADYYDMSLEELYKLFNECFGWDDYKTELEFCRSVKDWPRRDNFGGGIGHYITNLKKEFGNTSEKVEKGELVMDEIKVKQTGTTYLLYTLGRDIFLNLTGNKVNANYLILVKDLATVNKYAWGTTALAYLLEQLATASRLASTYIGGNFTMLKVWVYDHFSILELAKKLEKYVNWVDTLLTAARYKFEDEMKRNNEQLVTRLREKLNSLNLHDVDFDPYSPKTWKKKMKLFKIKR; encoded by the exons AtgacaatcactcctgatgaggcgaACAAGATTACAGGGCTTAAAGTGAGGGGTGGGAGCGTGGATGCTGACTATTATGATATGAGTTTGGAGGAACTATATAAGTTGTTCAATGAATGTTTTGGTTGGGATGATTACAAGACTGAACTTGAGTTTTGTCGTTCCGTTAAAGAT tggccAAGAAGGGACAATTTCGGTGGAGGGATAGGTCATTACATTACTAACTTAAAAAAGGAATTTGGGAACACAAGTGAGAAAGTAGAGAAGGGGGAGTTGGTAATGGACGAGAttaaagtgaagcaaaccggaaccacctacttgctttatactcttggaaGAGATATCTTCCTCAACCTAACTGGAAATAAGGTGAATGCCAATTATCTCATATTGGTAAAGGATCTTGCTACCGTTAACAAGTACGCTTGGGGAACCACTGCTCTAGCTTACCTTCTCGAACAACTTGCGACCGCCTCTAGGTTAGCAAGTACATACATTGGAGGAAACTTCACTATGCTTAAG GTGTGGGTATATGACCATTTCTCGATTTTGGAATTGGCCAAAAAACTTGAAAAATATGTAAATTGGGTTGATACACTTCTAACAGCGGCACGATACAAGTTTGAGGACGAGATGAAAAGGAATAATGAGCAGTTGGTGACAAGGTTGAGAGAGAAGTTAAACTCTTTGAATCTTCATGACGTTGATTTTGATCCATATTCGCCGAAAacctggaagaagaagatgaaattgttcAAGATAAAGAGATGA